The following are encoded in a window of Massilia sp. R2A-15 genomic DNA:
- a CDS encoding ABC transporter ATP-binding protein/permease, with product MRRHSASPNPPPPDQKTPGRSDWSTIGTLLPYLWVYKWRVLAALGCLIGAKVANVGIPVVMKHLIDALTISPSSPQALMVLPIGALIAYGALRLSTTVFTELREFLFARVTQRAVRTIALKVFRHLHALSLRFHLNRQTGGMTRDIERGTRGVSSLISYTLFNILPTLVEITLVLGYLITKYDKWFSVITAVALVTYITFTVMVTNWRTHFRRTMNELDSKANTKAIDSLINYETVKYFGNEDYEAKRYDHGLQSFENAAVKSQTSLSVLNTGQSLIIATAVTLILWRATVGVIDGSMSLGDLVLVNSFMIQLYIPLNFLGVIYREIKQSLADMERLFALLDQNREVADSANAQALITQGAKVAFSHVEFSYEAKRQILFDVDFTIPAGTTTAVVGHSGSGKSTMSRLLFRFYDVNGGAITIDGQDVRDVTQESLRAAIGIVPQDTVLFNDTIEYNIAYGKPGASKDDIIAAARAASIHDFIESLPDGYGTMVGERGLKLSGGEKQRVAIARTLLKDPAILIFDEATSALDSKAEQAIQAQLKEIAKNRTTLVIAHRLSTVADAQQILVLDHGRIVERGTHYALLAAKGLYAQMWERQQARQDESLASPPVELEQD from the coding sequence ATGCGACGTCATTCAGCAAGTCCCAACCCGCCTCCGCCCGACCAGAAAACGCCTGGCCGCAGCGACTGGTCCACGATCGGCACGCTGCTGCCTTACCTGTGGGTCTACAAGTGGCGCGTGCTGGCCGCGCTGGGCTGCCTGATCGGCGCCAAGGTCGCCAACGTCGGCATCCCGGTCGTCATGAAGCACCTGATCGACGCGCTCACCATCAGCCCATCGAGCCCGCAGGCGCTGATGGTGCTGCCGATCGGCGCGCTGATCGCCTACGGCGCGCTGCGGCTTTCCACAACCGTATTTACCGAACTGCGCGAGTTCCTGTTCGCGCGCGTCACCCAGCGCGCGGTGCGCACCATCGCGCTGAAAGTGTTCCGCCACCTGCACGCGCTGTCGCTGCGCTTCCACCTGAACCGCCAGACCGGCGGCATGACGCGCGATATCGAGCGCGGCACGCGCGGCGTCAGCTCGCTGATTTCGTACACGCTATTTAACATCCTGCCGACGCTGGTCGAGATCACGCTGGTGCTGGGCTACCTGATCACCAAGTACGACAAGTGGTTCAGCGTGATCACCGCGGTGGCGCTGGTCACCTACATTACCTTCACCGTGATGGTGACGAACTGGCGCACGCACTTCCGGCGCACCATGAACGAGCTCGATTCAAAGGCGAACACCAAGGCCATCGACTCGCTGATCAACTACGAAACGGTCAAGTACTTCGGCAACGAGGACTACGAGGCGAAGCGCTACGACCACGGCTTGCAGAGTTTCGAGAACGCGGCGGTCAAGTCGCAGACCTCGCTGTCGGTGCTCAACACCGGGCAATCGCTGATCATCGCCACGGCCGTCACGCTGATCCTGTGGCGCGCGACGGTCGGCGTCATCGACGGCAGCATGAGCCTGGGCGACCTGGTGCTGGTCAATTCCTTCATGATCCAACTGTACATTCCGCTCAACTTCCTCGGCGTGATCTACCGCGAGATCAAGCAAAGCCTGGCCGACATGGAGCGCCTGTTCGCGCTGCTCGACCAGAACCGCGAGGTGGCGGACAGCGCGAATGCGCAAGCGCTGATCACGCAAGGCGCGAAGGTCGCATTCAGCCATGTCGAATTCAGCTACGAAGCCAAGCGCCAGATCCTGTTCGACGTGGACTTCACAATCCCCGCCGGCACCACGACCGCGGTGGTGGGCCACAGCGGCTCCGGCAAGTCGACGATGTCGCGGCTGCTGTTCCGCTTTTACGACGTCAACGGCGGGGCGATTACGATCGACGGCCAGGACGTGCGCGACGTGACGCAGGAATCGCTGCGCGCCGCCATCGGCATCGTGCCGCAGGATACGGTGCTGTTCAACGACACCATCGAATACAACATCGCCTACGGCAAGCCGGGCGCGAGCAAGGACGACATCATTGCGGCGGCGCGCGCGGCGTCCATCCACGACTTCATCGAAAGCCTGCCCGACGGCTATGGCACGATGGTCGGCGAACGGGGACTGAAGCTGTCCGGCGGCGAGAAGCAGCGCGTTGCGATCGCGCGCACGCTGCTCAAGGATCCGGCGATCCTGATCTTCGACGAAGCCACGTCGGCGCTCGACTCGAAGGCCGAGCAGGCGATCCAGGCGCAGCTGAAGGAGATTGCGAAGAACCGCACCACGCTGGTCATTGCGCACCGCCTGTCGACGGTGGCCGACGCGCAGCAGATCCTGGTGCTCGATCACGGCCGCATTGTCGAACGGGGAACGCATTACGCGCTGCTGGCCGCGAAAGGGCTGTACGCGCAGATGTGGGAGCGGCAGCAGGCGAGGCAGGATGAATCGCTGGCGTCGCCGCCGGTGGAGCTGGAGCAGGATTAG
- a CDS encoding acyl-CoA thioesterase → MTTPENPVNTPSAGLPAGKMPQLRVMPAPSDANVYGDVFGGWIMAQVDIAGSLPATRRANGRVATIAVNSFLFKHPVFVGDLLSFYADIVKVGNTSITVYVEVYAERNRLQADTVKVTEATLTYVATGTDRKPRQLPPLESLISNPDA, encoded by the coding sequence ATGACCACGCCAGAAAACCCAGTCAATACGCCGAGCGCCGGCCTCCCCGCAGGGAAAATGCCGCAGCTGCGCGTGATGCCCGCGCCGTCCGACGCCAATGTGTACGGCGACGTGTTCGGCGGCTGGATCATGGCGCAGGTCGATATCGCCGGCTCGCTGCCGGCCACGCGCCGCGCCAACGGCCGCGTCGCGACCATCGCGGTGAACTCCTTCCTGTTCAAGCATCCGGTGTTCGTCGGCGACTTGCTGTCGTTCTACGCCGACATCGTCAAGGTCGGCAATACCTCGATCACCGTGTATGTCGAGGTGTACGCGGAGCGCAACCGCCTGCAGGCCGACACCGTCAAGGTCACCGAGGCGACGCTGACCTATGTCGCCACCGGCACCGACCGCAAGCCGCGCCAGCTGCCGCCGCTCGAATCGCTGATCTCCAATCCCGACGCCTGA
- a CDS encoding alkaline phosphatase produces the protein MDRARRIFLLNAAQLAAFAAVGGVACARAEGSAYPFSLGVASGSPLPDSVILWTRILADPLNAAATAPVALSVRWEVAEDEGFRRIAAKGTAAAVPELAHSVHVDVTGLAPARWYWYRFMLGDAVSPVGRTRTAPAPDAMPSMLKLAVASCQHWEFGSYGAHRQIASAAPDLVAFLGDYIYEWGPYHLKHPEKARRTNESFTLADYRARYAQYKSDPDLQAAHHAAPWIVTWDDHEVENDYANDHDLHLSADFMARRAAAYQAFYEHMPIRLASPGQTDYAKFRIFQRFDWGRLARFHVLDDRQYRAYHACRDVPAGRSGSVKRRDCAELRDPNRSMLGGEQEAWLAAGLDSSPARWNIIAQQTLMAQSTQTKIVTPDDGRFWTDGWDGYPVARERLFGALAKSGAANPLVISGDVHTFYATELRSDFYKPVSSANPVLATEFCGTSVTSGGRPQQRTLEYVDMNPHIKYGRSDKRGFMLMAVTPEKTTTHFVALDDVRDAATTTQTLASFVVQAGRAGLTAA, from the coding sequence ATGGATCGCGCGCGTCGCATTTTCCTGCTCAATGCGGCGCAGCTGGCCGCTTTTGCGGCAGTGGGCGGCGTCGCGTGCGCGCGCGCCGAGGGATCCGCTTATCCGTTCAGCCTTGGCGTCGCATCCGGCTCGCCGCTGCCCGACTCGGTGATACTGTGGACACGCATCCTGGCCGACCCGCTCAATGCCGCGGCAACCGCGCCGGTGGCGCTGTCCGTGCGATGGGAAGTGGCAGAGGACGAGGGCTTCCGGCGCATCGCCGCGAAGGGCACCGCTGCGGCCGTGCCGGAACTGGCGCACAGCGTTCACGTCGACGTGACCGGGCTGGCGCCGGCCCGCTGGTACTGGTACCGCTTCATGCTGGGCGACGCGGTCAGCCCGGTCGGGCGCACGCGCACCGCGCCGGCGCCTGACGCGATGCCTTCGATGCTCAAGCTGGCGGTCGCGTCGTGCCAGCACTGGGAATTCGGCAGCTACGGGGCGCACCGGCAGATCGCGTCGGCCGCGCCCGACCTGGTGGCCTTCCTGGGCGACTACATCTACGAGTGGGGTCCGTATCACCTGAAGCATCCGGAGAAGGCGAGGCGCACCAACGAGTCGTTCACGCTGGCCGATTACCGTGCCCGCTACGCGCAGTACAAGAGCGATCCGGACCTGCAGGCCGCGCACCATGCGGCGCCCTGGATCGTCACGTGGGACGATCACGAAGTCGAAAACGACTACGCCAACGACCACGACCTGCACCTGTCGGCCGATTTCATGGCGCGCCGCGCGGCGGCCTACCAGGCGTTCTACGAGCACATGCCGATCCGCCTGGCGTCGCCGGGGCAGACGGATTATGCAAAATTTCGCATATTCCAGCGCTTCGACTGGGGCCGGCTGGCGCGCTTCCACGTGCTCGACGACCGCCAGTACCGCGCCTATCACGCCTGCAGGGACGTGCCGGCGGGCCGCTCAGGATCGGTGAAGCGGCGCGACTGCGCGGAGCTGCGCGACCCGAACCGCTCTATGCTGGGCGGCGAACAGGAAGCGTGGCTGGCGGCCGGGCTGGACTCCTCGCCGGCGCGCTGGAACATCATCGCGCAGCAGACGCTGATGGCGCAATCGACGCAGACCAAAATCGTCACGCCGGACGACGGCCGCTTCTGGACCGATGGCTGGGATGGCTATCCGGTGGCGCGCGAGCGGCTGTTCGGCGCGCTGGCCAAAAGCGGCGCGGCCAATCCGCTGGTGATCTCGGGCGACGTGCACACTTTCTATGCGACGGAGCTGCGCAGCGATTTCTACAAGCCGGTGTCCAGCGCGAATCCGGTGCTGGCGACGGAGTTCTGCGGGACGTCGGTGACATCGGGCGGTCGGCCGCAGCAGCGCACGCTCGAATACGTCGACATGAACCCGCACATCAAGTACGGGCGCAGCGACAAGCGGGGGTTCATGCTGATGGCGGTGACGCCGGAGAAGACCACCACGCATTTCGTGGCGCTTGATGATGTGCGCGATGCGGCGACCACGACGCAGACGCTGGCCAGTTTCGTTGTGCAGGCGGGACGGGCGGGACTGACGGCGGCGTGA